ttaaacgcaaacctttgccgcaaacctttgcgatataacgcaaacctttgcgttataacgcaaacctttgcgatataacgcaaacatttgttttatcttatttcttatttaagattcaaaggaaacagtagttatTAATGGAGGAGGctggatataataaaatttatcacctttgtagtaattgcaaagtaaactacttgaataattagatcatatcaatgactaataatgagcataataatataagaagatgtggtatgagtgccaataagaaaactctccatctaagtcactattcgtaaaagtaaaccatcataggccgaattacggtcttcaacacggagcattggctcacactaaacaacaaactataaggTCCCCAAAAACGATATCCAagttactactagtatatatattacaaagaaaattgagtaaattgaggttatacctaagaaaaaaatcaaccctgctaatatagctataaccgaatataaatatacttccaaagtaagctctcgtttgagaactgtgtaaagtaggttacattcaaacaagctaccctttggcaataaatgtatagaatgaagatgtttcattaataaaattatgttctctctattcaaattgctacccaagcatcttaaaaatacttcattatattgaaatgaaaattcaatgactttctatcaaagaatcttgatcatattctgagatttaaaaaaaatgtttccttattaataattcattttaaagcagaaagatcattttgtctatttgacttggaggtttcacaattgtatgacattatttttgatctttcaattttaatatgactatatactatatctattttcttgttaaattatatagttttctgatgcacaaatcagtcttaatttatgtataattgcacttcaattattccattattcctatgcacatttattataatgatttggccttgtatttatgtttctttttttatctactagtaaatcacatccgaaatgaatgacagacggacatatatacaaaacttaatgaataattgaaataaagatgtttgcgttataacgcaaaggtttgcgttatatcgcaaaggtttgcgtttaacgcaaaggtttgcgttataacgcaaaggtttgcgttataacgcaaaaggtttgcgttataacgcaaaggtttcaaaggtttgcgttatatcgcaaaggtttgcgttatatcgcaaatgtttgcgttataacgcaaaggtttgcgttataacgcaaatgtttgcgttataacgcaaaggtttcaaaggtttgcgttataacgcaaaaggtttgcgttataacgcaaaggtttgcgttatatcgcaaaggtttgcgttataacgcaaatgtttgcgttataacgcaaaggtttgcgttataacgcaaacataggaagaaaaataaaaaaaaaaatgtgtggcgctaatacgcttccgtaaaATGCTGGAGTTTATGCACTGTGAAGTTATACGTACATCTATCAGTTATAGGCATCAATCATTCTACTCTTTTAAAGTGGGCGTGGTTATGCTGTTTTGTAATTAGGTTTGTTGATAGATGTATTACTTGAAAAATATAGTTTTAGATggaaagtgaaataaaatataactttttccaatcaatcaatcagtttGAATATATGTTTCAGATCCTGAGTTTGCTTGTATTCCTATGTATTACTTCCAATCCATGGCACAGTTACGTCGGAGGAGGTTGGGTACAATTCAACAGTAGTTCCTGTATGTTTACTGTTCTAATTCTATGGCTCTTACTATTGTGCCGTGTCATTTATAGACTGCCAGGATTTTGGATGTTATATGtaagttttgacattttaaatttatttctctaCATATTAACAGTTTTTCTCGAGAAAATGTTGTATACATTTTGGGCTTCGTTTTCCATATTCTTAAGGtatttgaataacaaaatttataacaaagttcCGTTATATGCCGCTTCATAGGCTGTCAACCCCACTTAAACTTGTTAtttcgtaaatctaaattgatttatctttacaatggtgttataataaggtatataggaaatttttttctgagacaagtgcctgtgaaccgcagctatatttttttgtctttgctTAGAAGCTCCGGACGTGATGCAATCATGTATtattaatacttttattttgtatcatttcGTTCATTTCAGATCCTGATACACTATGTAGTATATCTCGTGCTCTATTTAATTTCGTTTCTGATATGTGCCATACAAGCTGGCAAATATAAGAATAATGGTGGATTAGTAGCTACAACAGTAagtcaaatttattattttataagttCGTGCAATACATGtcggaatttattttttgatattttacgtgaaacttttttttttatcataggctACAGCCATCTTTTCTGTTACTTTTCATTTACAGACGAATCTGACACATCCGgacaaattattttcttctcCTGTGGATTGAAATAAAGGACacatattttaacattatagctacatgtacatgtaatttccTTTAATGCACACAAGAGGAAGACTTTGTTTGCCTTGTTTTTCTTTACAATTCTGTTCCATACAATAGTAATTGAAATAACGTTAAATTAAATctaaatataattgtataattcaTGTTTAATTACAATGTTTGCCCATTTATAATGTTTGCAGATGTCAATCTCAATTACAATGCTTGCGCTAACAGTTATACACACATTTTAGAAGCAAGCCAGCAGAAGTCTTACTCTacaagcattaggaaattagctctaTCAATAATCTACCCCAAGGATCATAATCTCTTAACTTTGAAAACTATAgcagtttaaatgtttaaatgtttatggaatgattgtaaggtacACATAACTGTCTGGAAGATTCGTATGACTTAacactatttttatatttttatggttcatttttatggttcaatatGACATTGGTCAATGTCAGTAAGTTTTCAACGTTTGGTCTATTTCTCGGATACTATATATAACAAGGAATAGGGTCactattttgttgttgtatggaatgagcatatctgtctggcatggttcatctgacctatAACTCATTTTATGGATTATTGATAATATTAAGTTCACTATGCTCAACCAGAAATTTAATCATTATGAGTAAACGAAACATTTCAGTGATTGCACACCTGTATACCATAGATATGGCTATTGTTAATGGTTTTACAATCGTAAttttgggggccctttatagcttgttgttcggtgtgaggcAAGGctccttgacctataatggtttacttttataaattgttatttggatgcatggagagttgtctcattggcactcacaccacatcttcctatatctattatattatCCATGGTTATACATAGTGACGATAAAAACGTAACTAAAGATAATTTAATGCATAGTAtaaactttttacaaaataaaaagtaagttgtgtttcttttacatgttatttttatttgtttgttttaggtTTTCTGCTTTATCATATTAATTGTTCTGGCTGTTGATACGTTCTCCCAATTCCGTAGATGGCAGGAAAGTGGGGGTAAAATTACTGTGAGAACTACAACTAAAACAGAAACAACACACGAGACAGAAGCTGAGTTCTTTTAAGACTAAAATTATCTGTTCTTGTTCTTGTTGTTGATAGCAACAGTAATGGATCTGAAACTTGTTTCTATGAAAAATAGTTTTAGCTTGCTTTATTACcttattgatattaaatatgTTCTTGTCTGTATAATGCGTTATAACTTTTTTCCTGTAGATGTCACAGAAAGTACacgattttgtaaaatttaaatgaacaaTATCCGTGAATGTCTTGCAATTGCAAACGGGTTGTTATAATTTCTATTTGTTTGTGTGGATTTTTCGTATTTATTTTGGACAGGTTAGTTTGTtcatactcatatggtccgaccattcACCCTTATCGTTCAACGTCTATAAATAATCATATTAGTTGGGTCAAATCATGATaacttataataatatattcGTTTGGATATCAACGGGCCGGACAATATGAGAATTTGGACCATACaggtatatttttcaataatatgcattagtattaatatactttttgtcgggcctgcaacttttgttgcagaaagctcgacatagggatagtgatctggcggcggcgttagctaattttttaaaatctttatattttagaaggtagaagacctggatgcttcatactttgtatatagatgcctcatgttacgaactttccgtcagtcacatgtccaatgtccttgacctcatttttatggttcaatgactacttgaaaaaaagttaagaatttttgtaatgttaaattctctcttattataagtaattggataactatatttggtatgtgcgtaccttgcaaggtcctcatgcccgtgaGACAGTTTtaacttgacctcgacctcatttcatggatcagtgaacaaggttaagttttggttaagtccatatctcagatactataagtaataggtctagtatatttggtgtatggaaggactgtaaggtgtacatgtctaactgGCAGgtgttatctgaccttgacctcattttcatggttcagtggttatagttaaggttttgtgttttggtctgtttttcttaaattttgtacaatatgtctactatatttggtgtatggaatgattgtaaggtgtacatgtctagctgacaggtgtcatctgaccttgacctcattttcatggttcagtggtcaaactcaagtttttgagttttggtctatttttctaatacattatgcattaggtcaactattatatttggtgtatggaaatattttatcatctatatgtctgttacacaggttttatttgaccgtgacctcattttcacggtccatttctaagtgttaagtgtttgtgttttggtctgtttttcttaatttataagcaataagtcaactatatttgttgtattggagaattgttagctgtaaaTGTCTGCCTggtatggttcatctgaccttacctcattttcatggttcattaatcaatgtttcgttttcttggttaatgttgagttaatgtgacagttgtaataaagcttcaTATTTatgtctatcaacataatatcaatgattagtaaagaaggccagacatttcagcgtgtgcactcttgtttaaattgttattttgttcgagagttgtctcattggcactcatgtataataccacatcttcctatacctactagaaaattttataaaaaaaaacaaacaatgatgGCTACATGAAAATGTATGTGTATTAATAACAATTCAAAGCCAACGCAATACATTAAATATTAATGCCaaagttagttttcatcgctaattgtATTCTTGCATGTCTGTGTAGGGTGACATTTACTTCCGCACGGTACTATATCTTTTTTTGATCCTGGTTGGTTCCGATGTGTCTAAGGTGTTATAAGAAGCTCAAGATCTCCAATATTGTAACATGACTGAAGTACATCATATCACCAGATAACGTAAATAAACTAGGTTTATAGGGTCCTTGTCgttgcaacattttttttattaatgtaaacaaaaacacgTAAAACGGAAACAAAATTCTGAAAGGGTAACGctaattataaaaagttttaaaagtaagCAAATTATTCGACTCTTTAATTTATCCTGCATGTAGTTCCAAGTCGACATTTTCCCATTCATTCGTATATTAAATATATCGGTATAAATCACCAtaggtataaaatgtgtttccgagagtcactgatgagtcttttgtagacataACGCACCTCTGGCGTATACACTAGTGTATGGTGATTTATACCGATATATTTATTGGTACCTCATATCTACAATTACAAaccaaatatatgtataatcaAATATACCTAATGTCACCATTTCTACTGTTATTATCTTAGATATccaaattattacaaagatgtaaaataattcccccccccccctgtttGGCTTTAAAGAGGTATGAAATTGATAAATGTCTAATTTGTGCAGTACAGTAACAGATTCAGGGGAGATACAGACGGAAAATCTATCATGTGAAAATCATGATACAGAAGGAAATTCCCATATGCACGATCAGAACAGAAGAATTTTACAGAATAAATATTTCTTAcaaaataccccccccccccctaaactCCTTATAGAGACCCTTATATGTCATTGTGACGGATAGTTTTGCAGTTGGTTCTAtgcaactgttttatttttgaaaaagaatgtTTGAACACTTggtgtttttaataaatgaaatggGCAATATATATGTCATGCCTTCTCACACGACGTCGTACGTTCAATTTCTCTTCCTGTGCAATATGATATTCACCTCATTATGCTGCTTGCTGAGCAATTTTTATGAATACTTGATTAGTTATTTAATCCCTTTAAATTCtgtatcaaatttatattaaaagttacatacatgtatcttgaatattgattacaattatttacttgctttcatattataaaaatatccggtttgttggttttttgttgtgtttttttttttttttttttttatggatctgagaaaaaaaagttataaacaatTAACTAAAAAATGTCACATAGTGTCTTCTAATGTGTCGTCTGAATTCATAATGTATGTTATTGATCCGTCTTAATGTTTATTAGGCATGCCATACTCGATAGAAGTGCGGCAGTGAAAGAAAGCACCCTTCACGTAAACGTCAACGCATATTACATTCCAAGgagataaaattttgaaaatttcgccattattaataaaacatcacCATTAAAACGTGCATCTTAGACAGAAgttgtatgaaaataaatgttggcACCGATATAAATCTGTTGGATGTAGAAATTATCTCAGTCAAACTAGGTGTTTATTTAGAATAGAcctagctgcggaaccgtagctcttaggtccttatgttattttttgactatttgcggaccatctatgttattttttgactatttgcggaccatctctatttgcggaccatagatggtccgcaaatagtcaaaaaataacataaggacctaagagctacggttccgcagctagaATAGACCATTCCACGCATATTACATGCTTAACAAATCTATGCAGTTTTCAACTTTGTCTAGTTTTCCAAACTGAAATAATTTGGAATAAATTATGGtataatcagagacatataattaaGGAATACCATTATTATGTCTTAATGTGTAATGTTTTAACAGAGacataatctttataaaaaaaaaatgaaaaaaaatgaaactcattaaaaagcaatatatatttataaccaGCTTCGGGtaaataacttaaatattttgagatctttgtcttttatttcaaaCGATTGCCCAAAaattatttgtgactttatATCCTGTGACTTTCTCAGTTTCTGTCCATTTACCAATGCTTACAAAATGCTACTTGTCATTTCATCCATCATTgatcatagttttttttttatgttttacattgttgatAAAGAGATAAAACCTGCGTTTTTGCGAAGTTTGGTAcactttttagttttcaaacatCTATTTTACCGCTTATATCACTGAGAAAAAAATTCTCAACTGAGAACAAAAATACTCAGCTGAGAACATTCTCAACgttgagaatatttttttatggcgGATAAAAAAGTTCTCATTCTTAGCTGAGTAAAATAATTCAttctgagaatatttttttactcagtaaaaaaaagttttatggcGCCggggtatctatgatgagtttatttcctaTCGTTTTGACTAGTGATTAAATTTACTGTGTGAAACTGcttattttatttagttaacCTTGCgattattaatttctattagatctataataaaattacctCCGGTAGTGTCTTTTTCTTAATTGACGTGACAACTAGTAGGGTTATATGACGTTTTAAGGTCAACGTTAGTAGAGGGTTGGGCGTCCACATACATAATAGTCCATCCTTCAACATCATTCTATATAATTATGTGCCTCGTCCCAAGTCAGTAACATGTAGTTCTGTGATTGTCTTTTTGATGTAAATCATATAATtagtttttttgtcttttgttttgtacatcATTTCTTGTTTGGGGATTGTTTGAAATTTGTGTTGTCAGGACTTGTTATAGCGTACTATgtagtatgggttttgctcattgttgatggcaGTACAGTaacttattgttatttttatgtcttttgatttctggtGAAAAGTAGCATCATTGGCAATATTTTATCCAGTCCAAGAGTAGTAACTCccattataaaacttttttttatgtatatatccTACAAGTGAAGTATGTGGGACTCAGATCACTGTCACAATGCACACAATGCAATCGTCAttataaattacatgtatattttcaaactgtataaaaaatgtataatttagatatttcggagtttagtattacgtccattatcactgaacaacTACAGATTTTTATTTAGGGCCATCCAAGCACGCCACTGGGTacaggattttctcgctgtattgaagatCCATTTGTGGCCTTCAGCAGTAAACtattatttggtcgggttgttgtctctttgacaccattctccatttccattctcaattttattcaaagggagataattcctGTCAAAATAGTTAATTTGTACTGATTTTTTAAACTCAACTTAATGTTATTAGAgcttatataaaatttgatattgtattaaaatcCCTTACAGGAAAAGAAGGCTCCAGTGAAGGACattatatttctgaaacttcATAGCCCTCACTTCTTGATGCATTAATACCTGTactataaaaatctaaattatgataaataattagatataggaagatgtggtgtgagttccaatgagacaactctccatccaaataacaatttaaaaagtaaaccattataggttaaagtacggccttcaacgcggagccttggctcacaccgaacaacaagctataaagagccccaaaattactagtgtaaaaccattcaaatgggaaaaccaacggtctaatctatataaagaCCATTTGGGTCACCATTAAAAAAGACTACAACAACGAACAaaaggaacatttatttttagatataaacTGCATTGTTACAACCATCATTACTTTTTCATCTCCTCCTTTTCTAACTTTAATACTCTGATCTTTATGTACTGTACTTATTTATCTTATAGCAATTGACAGAATAATGACATATTCAACATTAAGTTTATATAACATCccataattacataaaactaCTTCTAGTTCTACAAAAAATTGCACTGGTAATGAAAGACATTCTATAAATCAAAAGCCAAAAAGTAATAACAACAAGCATTCTAATTTTCTGAGAATATTGTATGGCAATACATAGTACCCTACCagttaaaaaattattatactgGAACACAATTCTAACTTGATCTATAGTTTGTCATGGTGTAAACAACCagtatataacaaatatcaagtaGATATTTTCcatgcatgaaaaaaaatagtatggAAAACTGATTTTTAAGACTTTTTAGGTGATATTTTTAAATCCAATTAAGGACCATAACTCCGTAAAAACAACATTAGACTGGAAcaaatttcaaacttaaaaaatgaaacttgtcatgataaaataacatatcaaatatcaaatccATATCTTCAAGCATGGATAAATAAAGTATGTAAAGCCGTTATTTGAGCTAATTTTGTCTTCAAGGTTCTTCACTGAagggggtaggaggggtcctgatcccgaaatcccgggctaaaatacatgaaattcGGAGGTcaagaattaaaataaattaaatcccAACATCCccaaattcgaaaaaagaattcctaGTTACCGGAAAGTGTCAATCCCGAAATTCCGCGCTTAAAAAAAACTCCATCCCGGAGTCCCTATAAAGGTTCTTATATCCCCCTCATTACTCTACACAAAATCATCAcacaaacaaaattcaaacttgagtTGTAACttgtcattataaaataaattacaaaatattaaattgatatcTTCAAGCAGGAAGACAAAAAATGTGTAAAGCTGATTTGTTGGACTGATAgatggacagacggacggagTTCAAATCTATCATACCCTTCGTCTATGTATGTATGGTACTAATACTAAGCATTGAAAATCTACATTTAGTATAGTCCATGGAAGTGTATTCATTCAAgataattaaatcaaaattacaagGCTAGTGCTAGTAATACTATATTTGTTTCTTAACTTGTGTAGGTAAAATGCTACAAAAGTAAATGCTTATTTATAAAAGCTTCAGTTGccatgttttttaaattttctgtactgaaaaaatacaaattggaCTTGATGCCCAGATAAAATTTGTCTTTAGTTTATTTGATTCAGCATCATTAGAAAATTTTGTGATGTCTTGTAAATTATTGGAAAACTTACTGCAATTTACAGTTTAGATAGAAGACTCATTACCATATAAATAACTTCTTGATACACATGCATACATGATACAGaatgacaaaatatgaagtcattATGTTTATGAAACTTTTTCAGCAATTTCGATATTGATCAGTGTTCATAGATAAAGCAAAAGCAAACATTTTGTGCTTATCTGAATTTTGATGACATATTTTTGGTTgctacaaataaaaacataggaTAACCTTGagctgaaaaaataaacatataatttgttatttgtttttttaattattttaactaAACTTCACAtctaaaacaaatacatataggAATGTTCAATGTTGGAATGAAATCAtcttttaaaggggcactagctgtcaaattcatgttcactgaTTCTAATCAagttctcatatttgatttataacaatgtaaaacatttatccaaactattaaaAGTCTAAACAATAAACAAGGCACAGGCATGCAAATACgtagcttcgtttcgtgtgtatttgaGTCTAGACTCCATCTAATTATCTATATAGTTGACCATTTTAGTCATCCAATGACCATAATTGCgatgtaaatataaacataaatagattaagcaaaCACCTGCTATTGAATTATTCTAggtctatttaatttcatattacagataaaaaataaatctttatcatcttttttaccTGTATTAGAATGTTTATTTGTGGAtcaaatcagtcaatcaaatgattttcctttgtttcactttcaatgttaaCATTCTCTTcctataaataattttacacatACAATTCATGTGCCATCTCAAGTTAAGGGGTTAAATTAAAGTTCatatgaatacggattcaatgaggtcgaatttttcacttgcaagtaaataagtcataatcaatttttgtttgcttattttgacaaaattgaaccttaTTGGCTACAAAAaagtaattattatttcactatttgtatttcattactgattgagctaacaaaaaatattatataaggTTTTTCATATATCTCGTAcgtagctagtgctcctttaagtaaaaaaaatatataaatatatatacatttttatttaaagagagGGCCTGGCATGTTGCccaattaaatttatttaaaaaaaaatactgttttataaattaaaacattgaatattCTTAATTTATATGTGTTCATACAGTTTTcattattgttgtattttaaaaaaaatttaaactattttttaagtTCCTTTATTATCCTTCTTAACCACATGGTAGACATTTCACTATCAAAATCATTAAGATGTTATACCTTTATATTTTAGGAAAGCGAACTGTCCACCATGTGGTTAGTGttattaaactagaggctctaaagagcctgtgtcgctcaccttggtatatgtgaattaaacaaaggaagcagacagttcatgacaaaattgtgtttaggtgattgtgatgtgtttgtacatcttactttactgaacattcttgctgcttacaattatctctatctataatgaacttgtccgtgtagtttcagtggaaaatgttagtaaaagtttacaaatttacaaattttatgaaaattgttaaaaattgattgtaaaggacaataacttcttagggggtcaattgaccattttggtcatttgacttattttttagtcttaaattgctgtacattattgctgtttacagtttatctccatctataataatattcaagataataaccaaaaacagtaaaatgtccttaaaattaccaattcatgggcagcaacccaacaatgggttgtctgattcatctgaaaatttcagggcagatagatcttgacctgataaacaattttaccccatgtcagatttgctctaaatgctttggtttt
This is a stretch of genomic DNA from Mytilus trossulus isolate FHL-02 chromosome 6, PNRI_Mtr1.1.1.hap1, whole genome shotgun sequence. It encodes these proteins:
- the LOC134720896 gene encoding plasmolipin-like isoform X2; this encodes MIDLDSAAYSTVSTHQTTNTTTEQSSTATASVKLDKVFMKSTDSILKIAELILSLLVFLCITSNPWHSYVGGGWVQFNSSSCMFTVLILWLLLLCRVIYRLPGFWMLYILIHYVVYLVLYLISFLICAIQAGKYKNNGGLVATTVFCFIILIVLAVDTFSQFRRWQESGGKITVRTTTKTETTHETEAEFF